A region from the Streptosporangium sp. NBC_01756 genome encodes:
- the rplD gene encoding 50S ribosomal protein L4, translating into MSTIDVLDVSGAKTGTVDLPGDVFGAKVNIPLIHQVVVAQLAARRQGTHKAKTRGEVRGGGKKPYRQKGTGRARQGSTRAPQFAGGGTVHGPLPRDYAQKTPKKMKAAALRGALSDRAAGGRVHVVSALVQGETPKTKAALESLRKITQTRSVLVVVDEGDELTWLSLRNAPEVHLLDAGQLNTYDVLCYDDVVFTQAAYDQVVTRLSKSGKEDA; encoded by the coding sequence GTGAGCACCATTGACGTCCTCGACGTGAGCGGAGCGAAGACCGGCACCGTCGACCTGCCCGGCGACGTCTTCGGCGCCAAGGTCAACATTCCACTGATCCACCAGGTCGTCGTGGCCCAGCTCGCCGCTCGCCGGCAGGGCACTCACAAGGCCAAGACCCGTGGTGAGGTCAGGGGTGGTGGCAAGAAGCCGTACCGCCAGAAGGGCACCGGCCGCGCCCGTCAGGGTTCGACCCGCGCTCCGCAGTTCGCCGGTGGTGGCACCGTCCACGGTCCGCTTCCCCGGGACTACGCCCAGAAGACCCCCAAGAAGATGAAGGCCGCCGCCCTGCGTGGCGCCCTCTCCGACCGGGCAGCCGGTGGCCGCGTTCACGTGGTCAGCGCTCTGGTCCAGGGTGAGACCCCGAAGACCAAGGCGGCTCTCGAGTCGCTGCGGAAGATCACGCAGACCCGTAGCGTCCTCGTCGTCGTCGACGAGGGTGACGAGCTCACCTGGCTGAGCCTGCGTAACGCTCCCGAGGTCCACCTGTTGGACGCCGGTCAGCTGAACACCTACGACGTGCTCTGCTACGACGACGTCGTTTTCACTCAGGCGGCGTACGACCAGGTCGTCACGCGTCTGAGCAAGAGCGGGAAGGAAGACGCCTGA
- the rpsJ gene encoding 30S ribosomal protein S10 translates to MAGQKIRIRLKAYDHEVIDSSAKKIVETVTRTGAKVAGPVPLPTEKNVYCVIRSPHKYKDSREHFEMRTHKRLIDIIDPTPKTVDSLMRLDLPAGVDISIKL, encoded by the coding sequence ATGGCGGGACAGAAGATCCGCATCCGGCTCAAGGCCTATGATCACGAGGTCATCGACAGCTCGGCCAAGAAGATCGTCGAGACGGTGACGCGGACTGGCGCGAAGGTCGCAGGCCCGGTGCCGCTGCCGACCGAGAAGAACGTGTACTGCGTCATCCGCTCGCCGCACAAGTACAAGGACAGCCGCGAGCACTTTGAGATGCGCACGCACAAGCGGCTGATTGACATCATCGACCCGACGCCGAAGACGGTCGACTCGCTCATGCGACTCGACCTCCCCGCTGGCGTTGACATCTCGATCAAGCTCTGA
- the rplP gene encoding 50S ribosomal protein L16, which translates to MLIPRRVKHRKQHRPDRHGAAKGGTRVVFGEFGIQALEHSYVTNRQIESARIAMTRHIKRGGKVWINIYPDRPLTKKPAETRMGSGKGSPEWWIANVKPGRVMFELSGVAEPVAREALRRAMHKLPMKCRFVKREVGEA; encoded by the coding sequence ATGCTGATCCCGCGCAGGGTCAAGCACCGCAAGCAGCACCGGCCTGACCGCCACGGTGCCGCCAAGGGCGGCACCAGGGTCGTGTTCGGCGAGTTCGGCATTCAGGCGCTTGAGCACTCCTACGTGACCAACCGCCAGATCGAGTCGGCTCGTATCGCCATGACCCGCCACATCAAGCGTGGCGGCAAGGTCTGGATCAACATCTACCCGGACCGTCCCCTCACCAAGAAGCCTGCCGAGACCCGCATGGGTTCCGGTAAGGGTTCGCCGGAGTGGTGGATCGCCAACGTCAAGCCCGGTCGCGTCATGTTCGAGCTGTCGGGTGTCGCCGAGCCGGTGGCTCGCGAAGCCCTGCGTCGTGCGATGCACAAGCTCCCGATGAAGTGCCGGTTCGTTAAGCGTGAAGTGGGTGAGGCGTGA
- the rplB gene encoding 50S ribosomal protein L2 codes for MGIRKLKPTTPGRRGASVSDFSEITRSTPEKSLLAPLHSKGGRNVHGRVTTRHQGGGHKRAYRIIDFRRHDKDGVPAKVAHIEYDPNRTSRIALLHYADGEKRYILCPTGLKQGDLIENGPTADIKPGNCLPLRNIPTGTFIHAVELRPGGGAKLGRSAGAQIQLLAKEGQYATLRMPSGEMRQVDVRCRASIGQVGNAEQANINWGKAGRMRWKGKRPTVRGVAMNPVDHPHGGGEGKTSGGRHPVNPKGKPEGRTRAANKASDRLIIRRRTKRKKR; via the coding sequence ATGGGCATCCGTAAACTCAAGCCGACGACCCCGGGTCGCCGCGGCGCCAGTGTCTCGGACTTCTCCGAGATCACGCGCAGCACGCCCGAGAAGTCGCTGCTTGCACCCCTGCACAGCAAGGGTGGCCGTAACGTCCACGGCCGGGTCACCACCCGCCACCAGGGTGGCGGGCACAAGCGTGCCTACCGGATCATCGACTTCCGGCGCCACGACAAGGACGGGGTTCCGGCGAAGGTCGCTCACATCGAGTACGACCCGAACCGCACCTCCCGCATTGCTCTGCTGCACTACGCCGACGGGGAGAAGCGCTACATCCTCTGCCCGACCGGCCTCAAGCAGGGCGACCTGATCGAGAACGGCCCCACGGCCGACATCAAGCCGGGTAACTGCCTCCCGCTGCGCAACATCCCGACCGGTACCTTCATCCACGCGGTGGAGCTCCGTCCGGGCGGCGGCGCCAAGCTGGGCCGGTCCGCCGGTGCGCAGATCCAGCTGCTCGCCAAGGAGGGCCAGTACGCCACGCTGCGTATGCCGTCCGGCGAAATGCGCCAGGTCGACGTCCGCTGCCGGGCCTCCATCGGCCAGGTCGGCAACGCCGAGCAGGCCAACATCAACTGGGGTAAGGCCGGCCGTATGCGGTGGAAGGGCAAGCGCCCCACCGTCCGCGGTGTCGCGATGAACCCGGTCGACCACCCGCACGGTGGTGGTGAGGGTAAGACCTCCGGTGGTCGTCACCCCGTCAACCCCAAGGGCAAGCCCGAGGGACGTACTCGTGCGGCGAACAAGGCCAGCGACCGGCTGATCATCCGTCGTCGGACCAAGCGGAAGAAGCGGTAG
- the rplW gene encoding 50S ribosomal protein L23, protein MEKLADPRKKTPRVKVTDPRDVIVKPVVSEKSYGLIDEHNKYTFLVQKTANKTQVKIAIEQIFGVKVASVNTINRQGKRKRTKAGYGQRPSTKRAIVSLVEGDRIDIFGQVG, encoded by the coding sequence ATGGAGAAGCTCGCCGACCCGCGCAAGAAGACCCCGAGGGTGAAGGTAACCGATCCCCGGGACGTCATCGTCAAGCCGGTTGTCTCCGAGAAGAGCTACGGCCTGATCGACGAGCACAACAAGTACACGTTCCTGGTGCAGAAGACGGCTAACAAGACGCAGGTCAAGATTGCCATCGAGCAGATCTTCGGTGTCAAGGTGGCCAGCGTCAACACCATCAACCGCCAGGGCAAGCGCAAGCGGACCAAGGCCGGTTACGGCCAGCGTCCCAGCACCAAGCGCGCGATCGTGAGCCTGGTTGAGGGCGACCGGATCGACATTTTCGGCCAGGTCGGCTGA
- the rpsC gene encoding 30S ribosomal protein S3, producing MGQKVNPHGFRLGITTDFKSRWYADKLYKSYVAEDVAIRRMLKKGMERAGISKVEIERTTDRVQVDIHTARPGIVIGRRGAEADRIRGDLEKLTKKQVQLNILEVKNPEIDAQLVAQGVAEQLSSRVSFRRAMRKAMQSAMKSGAKGIRVQCSGRLGGAEMSRSEFYREGRVPLHTLRADIDYGLYEARTTFGRIGVKVWIYKGEAPTSRAEREAAAAGARAGQRRDRDDRRGPGAGGDRPRRGGGAGGDRPRRGGAARGDRAPRTEAASQAAPETGPAAQPGAEGS from the coding sequence GTGGGTCAGAAGGTTAACCCGCACGGGTTCCGCCTCGGCATCACGACCGACTTCAAGAGCCGGTGGTATGCCGACAAGCTCTACAAGTCGTACGTTGCCGAAGATGTGGCGATCCGCCGCATGCTCAAGAAGGGCATGGAGCGGGCCGGCATCTCCAAGGTGGAGATCGAGCGGACCACCGACCGGGTTCAGGTCGACATTCACACCGCCCGTCCGGGCATCGTCATCGGCCGCCGCGGCGCCGAGGCCGACCGGATCCGTGGCGACCTCGAGAAGCTGACCAAGAAGCAGGTTCAGCTCAACATCCTTGAGGTCAAGAACCCCGAGATCGACGCTCAGCTCGTCGCTCAGGGTGTGGCCGAGCAGCTGTCCAGCCGTGTCTCGTTCCGTCGGGCCATGCGCAAGGCGATGCAGTCGGCCATGAAGAGCGGCGCCAAGGGCATCCGGGTGCAGTGCTCCGGCCGTCTGGGCGGCGCTGAGATGTCCCGTTCGGAGTTCTACCGCGAGGGCCGCGTGCCCCTGCACACCCTCCGCGCGGACATCGACTACGGCCTCTACGAGGCCCGTACCACCTTCGGCCGTATCGGCGTGAAGGTGTGGATCTACAAGGGTGAGGCTCCGACCAGCCGCGCCGAGCGTGAGGCGGCTGCCGCCGGTGCTCGTGCGGGCCAGCGTCGGGACCGTGACGACCGTCGCGGCCCCGGTGCCGGTGGCGACCGTCCCCGTCGTGGTGGTGGCGCCGGTGGCGACCGTCCCCGTCGTGGCGGTGCCGCCCGAGGCGACCGTGCCCCCAGGACTGAGGCGGCCTCCCAGGCTGCCCCCGAGACCGGCCCGGCTGCGCAGCCGGGTGCTGAAGGGAGCTGA
- the tuf gene encoding elongation factor Tu, which translates to MAKAKFERTKPHVNIGTIGHIDHGKTTLTAAITKVLHERFPNLNEATPFDKIDKAPEEKARGITISIAHVEYQTEQRHYAHVDCPGHADYVKNMITGAAQMDGAILVVAATDGPMPQTKEHVLLARQVGVPYIVVALNKADMVDDEEILELVELEVRELLSAQEFPGDDLPVVRVSALKALEGDEKWGDSIIELMTAVDENVPQPARETDKPFLMPIEDVFSITGRGTVVTGRIERGIVKVNETVDIIGIKDTKTTTTVTGVEMFRKLLDEGQAGDNVGLLLRGIKREDVERGQCIIKPGTTTPHTEFEAQVYILSKDEGGRHTPFFNNYRPQFYFRTTDVTGVVNLPEGTEMVMPGDNTEMSVSLIQPIAMEDGLKFAIREGGRTVGAGRVTKIIK; encoded by the coding sequence GTGGCCAAGGCCAAGTTCGAGCGGACCAAGCCGCACGTAAACATCGGCACCATTGGACACATCGACCACGGCAAGACCACTCTGACCGCGGCGATCACCAAGGTGCTCCACGAGCGTTTCCCGAACCTCAACGAGGCGACCCCGTTCGACAAGATCGACAAGGCGCCCGAGGAGAAGGCTCGTGGTATCACGATCTCCATCGCGCACGTCGAGTACCAGACCGAGCAGCGCCACTACGCTCACGTGGACTGCCCCGGTCACGCCGACTACGTGAAGAACATGATCACCGGTGCGGCTCAGATGGACGGCGCGATCCTCGTGGTCGCCGCCACCGACGGTCCGATGCCGCAGACGAAGGAGCACGTCCTCCTGGCTCGCCAGGTCGGCGTCCCCTACATCGTCGTCGCCCTGAACAAGGCCGACATGGTGGATGACGAGGAGATCCTGGAGCTCGTCGAGCTCGAGGTCCGCGAGCTCCTCTCCGCCCAGGAGTTCCCCGGTGACGACCTGCCGGTCGTTCGCGTCTCGGCGCTGAAGGCGCTCGAGGGCGACGAGAAGTGGGGCGACAGCATCATCGAGCTCATGACCGCTGTGGACGAGAACGTCCCGCAGCCGGCTCGTGAGACCGACAAGCCGTTCCTCATGCCGATCGAGGACGTCTTCTCGATCACCGGTCGTGGCACCGTCGTCACCGGTCGTATCGAGCGTGGCATCGTCAAGGTCAACGAGACCGTCGACATCATCGGCATCAAGGACACCAAGACCACCACCACGGTCACCGGTGTCGAGATGTTCCGCAAGCTGCTCGACGAGGGTCAGGCGGGCGACAACGTCGGTCTGCTCCTCCGCGGCATCAAGCGCGAGGACGTCGAGCGCGGCCAGTGCATCATCAAGCCGGGCACGACCACCCCGCACACCGAGTTCGAGGCTCAGGTTTACATCCTGTCGAAGGACGAGGGCGGTCGCCACACCCCGTTCTTCAACAACTACCGTCCGCAGTTCTACTTCCGTACGACTGACGTGACCGGTGTTGTGAACCTGCCCGAGGGCACCGAGATGGTCATGCCCGGTGACAACACCGAGATGAGCGTCTCGCTGATCCAGCCCATCGCGATGGAGGACGGTCTCAAGTTCGCCATCCGCGAGGGTGGCCGCACCGTCGGTGCGGGTCGAGTGACCAAGATCATCAAGTAG
- the rpsS gene encoding 30S ribosomal protein S19, with product MPRSLKKGPFVDDHLQKKVDVQNEKGTKNVIKTWSRRSMIVPDMLGHTIAVHDGRKHVPVFVTESMIGHKLGEFAPTRTFRSHVKEDRRSRR from the coding sequence ATGCCACGTAGCCTTAAGAAGGGTCCCTTCGTGGACGATCACCTTCAGAAGAAGGTGGATGTCCAGAACGAGAAGGGCACCAAGAACGTCATCAAGACGTGGTCGCGGCGCTCCATGATCGTTCCCGACATGCTCGGTCACACGATCGCCGTTCACGACGGCCGTAAGCACGTCCCGGTGTTCGTCACCGAGTCGATGATCGGTCACAAGCTCGGGGAGTTCGCGCCGACGCGGACCTTCCGCAGCCACGTCAAGGAAGACCGCCGCAGCCGGCGGTAA
- the rpmC gene encoding 50S ribosomal protein L29 gives MAKGLTAGELRVEDQDTLVQKLKEAKEELFNLRFQAATGQLESHGRLRAVRREIARIYTVMRERELGIVTVEKESIDG, from the coding sequence ATGGCTAAGGGCCTGACCGCCGGTGAGCTGCGGGTGGAGGACCAGGACACCCTGGTTCAGAAGCTGAAGGAAGCCAAGGAGGAGCTGTTCAACCTCCGCTTCCAGGCCGCGACCGGCCAGTTGGAGAGCCACGGGCGGCTGCGTGCTGTCCGCCGCGAGATCGCCCGTATCTACACCGTGATGCGCGAGCGGGAGCTCGGCATTGTTACGGTTGAGAAGGAGTCGATCGATGGCTGA
- the rplC gene encoding 50S ribosomal protein L3, whose amino-acid sequence MAKQIKGVLGKKLGMTQVFDADNRMVPVTVVEAGPCVVTRVRTPEKDGYSAVQLGFGQVDPRKVNKPLGDYLRKHDITPRRYFTEIRTDDASDYTLGQELLADTFEAGQFVDVTGKSKGKGFAGVMKRHGFKGLGAGHGVQRKHRSPGSIGGCATPGRVFKGMRMAGRMGNVRTTIQSLKVHAVDAEKGLILIKGAIPGANGSLVLVRTAAKKGAAK is encoded by the coding sequence ATGGCTAAGCAGATCAAGGGCGTCCTGGGCAAGAAGCTCGGCATGACCCAGGTCTTCGACGCGGACAACCGGATGGTCCCGGTGACCGTCGTCGAGGCCGGTCCGTGCGTCGTGACCCGCGTCCGCACCCCCGAGAAGGACGGCTACTCCGCCGTACAGCTCGGCTTCGGGCAGGTCGACCCGCGGAAGGTCAACAAGCCGCTCGGCGACTACCTGCGCAAGCACGACATCACCCCGCGCCGTTACTTCACGGAGATCCGTACGGACGACGCGAGCGACTACACCCTGGGCCAGGAGCTCCTCGCCGACACCTTCGAGGCCGGCCAGTTCGTCGACGTGACGGGCAAGAGCAAGGGCAAGGGTTTCGCCGGTGTCATGAAGCGTCACGGCTTCAAGGGCCTGGGCGCCGGACACGGCGTGCAGCGCAAGCACCGTTCGCCGGGTTCCATCGGTGGCTGCGCCACCCCGGGCCGTGTTTTCAAGGGCATGCGCATGGCCGGCCGGATGGGTAACGTCCGCACCACCATCCAGAGTCTCAAGGTCCACGCCGTGGACGCCGAGAAGGGCCTCATCCTGATCAAGGGTGCGATCCCCGGCGCCAACGGCAGCCTGGTTCTCGTCCGTACCGCTGCCAAGAAGGGGGCTGCCAAGTGA
- the rplV gene encoding 50S ribosomal protein L22, producing the protein MEARAQVRFARHTPMKARRVVDLIRGLPASEAQAVLQFAPQSASETVYKVLSSAIANAEHNFKLDRGTLFVSRAWVDEGPTLKRFRPRAQGRAYRINKRTSHITVIVESREPKGRTR; encoded by the coding sequence ATGGAAGCCAGGGCTCAGGTGCGGTTCGCGCGCCACACGCCCATGAAGGCCCGCCGTGTGGTGGACCTCATTCGCGGGCTGCCCGCTTCGGAGGCGCAGGCCGTGCTGCAGTTCGCTCCCCAGTCGGCGAGCGAGACCGTGTACAAGGTGCTGTCCAGCGCCATTGCCAACGCGGAGCACAACTTCAAGCTCGACCGCGGCACGCTCTTCGTGAGCCGTGCCTGGGTCGATGAGGGCCCGACGCTGAAGCGGTTCCGTCCCCGCGCTCAGGGTCGTGCCTATCGGATCAACAAGCGGACGAGCCACATCACCGTGATCGTGGAGTCCCGCGAGCCGAAGGGGAGGACCCGCTAG